In a genomic window of Lacrimispora sp. BS-2:
- the mutS gene encoding DNA mismatch repair protein MutS yields the protein MAGLSPMMTHYVETKKEYPDCILFYRLGDFYEMFFDDAVTVSKELEITLTGKECGLEERAPMCGVPYHAVDTYLNRLVQKGYKVAIAEQMEDPRLAKGLVKREVIRVVTPGTITSAQALDETKNNYLMGIVYIGETFGIAVADISTGDFLVTEVESERELIDEINKFTPSEIICNEAFYVSGVDVEEIKNRHHAVISSLDHHFFSDEVCRKILKEHFKVGVLTGLGLEDYDTGVIAAGAVMEYMYETQKNSLSHITTITPYSTGQFMIIDTSTRRNLELLETLREKQKRGSLLWVLDRTKTAMGARMLRTYIEQPLIHKSEIIKRQNAIEELNMNFISREEICEYLNPIYDLERLIGRISYKTANPRDIIAFKSSLEMLPHIKNLLKEFTSDMLKDLWGELDPLEDVRDLIDRAIIDDPPVTLRDGGIIKDGFHEEADKLRSAKTEGKNWLADLEAREKEKTGIKNLKVKFNKVFGYYFEVTNSFKDLVPDYFIRKQTLANAERYTTDELKELENVILGAEDKLFSLEYSLFCQVRDSVADQVLRIQKTARAIAGVDVLASLSSVATRNNYVKPQINEKGLIDIKNGRHPVVEKMMRDDLFVSNDTYLDNGKNRVSIITGPNMAGKSTYMRQTALIVLMAQIGSFVPAEEASIGICDRIFTRVGASDDLASGQSTFMVEMTEVANILRNATKNSLIVLDEIGRGTSTFDGLSIAWAVVEHISNPKILGAKTLFATHYHELTELEGTMSGVNNYCIAVKEQGDDIVFLRKIIKGGADKSYGVQVAKLAGVPDTVIVRAKELLLELSDADITAKAREIAGINANITQRKAVPKPDEVDLQQMSIFDTVKDDDIIKELGDLELGNMTPIDALNTLYCLQTKLKNRWQ from the coding sequence ATGGCTGGATTGTCACCAATGATGACTCATTACGTGGAAACAAAGAAGGAATACCCGGACTGTATCCTGTTTTACAGGCTGGGAGACTTTTATGAAATGTTTTTTGATGATGCGGTTACCGTATCAAAAGAGTTGGAAATTACCTTAACCGGGAAAGAATGCGGGCTGGAGGAACGGGCGCCTATGTGCGGCGTTCCTTACCATGCCGTTGATACATATTTAAACCGTCTTGTCCAGAAGGGCTATAAAGTTGCTATAGCCGAGCAGATGGAGGACCCCAGGCTTGCCAAGGGACTGGTAAAGCGGGAGGTCATCCGTGTGGTAACGCCTGGAACCATCACAAGCGCCCAGGCTCTTGATGAGACAAAAAATAATTACCTGATGGGAATCGTCTACATCGGCGAAACCTTTGGGATCGCAGTTGCGGATATCAGCACCGGTGATTTTCTTGTAACAGAAGTAGAGTCGGAGCGGGAGCTGATCGATGAGATCAATAAGTTTACCCCCTCCGAAATCATCTGCAACGAAGCGTTTTATGTTTCGGGCGTAGATGTTGAAGAAATAAAGAACCGTCACCATGCGGTTATTTCATCTCTGGATCATCATTTCTTTTCCGATGAAGTCTGCCGGAAAATTCTAAAAGAACACTTCAAGGTAGGCGTACTCACAGGGCTTGGACTGGAAGATTATGACACCGGAGTCATAGCTGCCGGGGCAGTTATGGAATACATGTACGAGACCCAGAAAAACAGCCTCTCCCATATAACCACCATTACCCCTTATTCCACCGGGCAATTCATGATTATTGATACTTCTACCAGGCGGAATCTGGAACTTTTGGAGACCTTAAGGGAAAAGCAGAAGCGCGGAAGCCTTCTCTGGGTCCTGGACCGGACAAAGACAGCCATGGGCGCCAGAATGCTGCGCACCTACATTGAGCAGCCCCTGATCCATAAGTCAGAGATCATAAAACGCCAGAACGCCATTGAAGAGCTGAATATGAATTTCATATCAAGGGAAGAAATCTGTGAATATTTAAACCCTATTTATGACCTGGAACGTCTGATCGGACGGATCAGCTATAAAACAGCCAATCCCAGAGACATAATCGCATTTAAAAGCTCCCTGGAAATGCTTCCCCATATCAAGAATCTTTTAAAAGAATTCACCAGTGACATGCTGAAGGACTTATGGGGGGAGTTAGATCCCTTAGAGGATGTCAGGGACTTAATTGACCGCGCCATTATTGACGACCCGCCGGTTACCTTAAGAGACGGAGGGATTATTAAGGATGGGTTCCATGAGGAAGCCGATAAGCTGAGAAGCGCCAAAACAGAGGGCAAGAACTGGCTGGCTGATTTGGAAGCGCGGGAAAAAGAAAAAACCGGGATCAAAAACCTGAAAGTAAAATTCAATAAAGTATTCGGTTATTATTTTGAAGTAACCAATTCCTTTAAGGATCTTGTACCCGATTACTTTATCCGTAAACAGACTCTTGCCAATGCGGAGCGTTACACCACCGATGAACTGAAGGAACTTGAAAATGTAATACTGGGCGCTGAGGACAAGCTGTTTTCCCTGGAATACAGTTTATTCTGCCAGGTCCGGGATTCGGTGGCAGACCAGGTTCTCCGGATCCAAAAGACTGCAAGGGCCATAGCAGGAGTTGATGTTCTGGCCTCCTTATCCTCTGTTGCCACAAGGAACAATTATGTCAAGCCCCAGATCAATGAAAAGGGACTGATCGACATTAAAAACGGACGCCATCCGGTGGTGGAAAAAATGATGCGGGATGATCTGTTCGTTTCCAATGATACCTATCTGGACAACGGGAAAAACCGGGTCTCCATCATCACCGGTCCCAACATGGCAGGAAAGTCTACCTACATGCGCCAGACTGCCTTGATTGTCCTTATGGCCCAGATCGGAAGCTTTGTTCCTGCAGAGGAGGCAAGCATTGGAATCTGCGACCGGATTTTTACCCGGGTAGGCGCATCCGATGATCTGGCTTCCGGCCAGAGTACATTTATGGTGGAGATGACGGAGGTAGCAAATATCCTCCGGAACGCCACAAAAAACAGCCTGATCGTCTTAGATGAAATAGGCCGCGGAACAAGCACCTTTGACGGGCTCAGCATTGCCTGGGCCGTGGTGGAGCACATCAGCAATCCGAAAATCCTGGGAGCAAAGACCCTGTTTGCCACCCACTATCATGAGCTGACCGAGCTGGAAGGAACCATGAGCGGGGTAAATAATTACTGCATCGCAGTAAAGGAACAGGGCGATGACATTGTTTTCTTAAGAAAAATCATAAAGGGCGGAGCCGATAAAAGCTACGGCGTACAGGTAGCAAAGCTGGCCGGCGTACCAGATACCGTCATTGTAAGGGCCAAGGAGCTGCTGTTAGAATTAAGCGATGCGGACATCACAGCTAAGGCCAGGGAAATTGCCGGGATCAACGCCAATATTACCCAGAGAAAAGCAGTTCCCAAGCCGGACGAAGTGGATTTGCAGCAGATGTCCATCTTTGATACCGTAAAGGATGATGACATCATCAAGGAATTAGGAGATTTAGAACTGGGTAACATGACGCCCATTGACGCACTTAATACTTTGTACTGTCTGCAGACAAAGCTGAAGAACCGCTGGCAGTAA
- a CDS encoding DUF1189 domain-containing protein, whose translation MNVFKELILSVYDFKSYKEFLKNKRRKVFLAGIILTVLYFALTMIVPFIKFQVKTGGFVKIINDYIPDFELSDGEFWIENPIEYEADGTYININTDPDNIFYDADEIGEYLSDYYQVFLIDSEKVIVKNKGQIQGQYFSDLDIEFSRDKLMEFVPQAYLIVAGIMVAAFIFMAAFFFFGVLIVALLGMIAASCMKYKLTFGQLYQMGVYARTLPLLLKAILSFLPFSIPMFGIINFGLSVLYIVLAIQKMKEFDLQQPIEVVSEQDNYFR comes from the coding sequence ATGAATGTATTCAAGGAACTTATATTGTCGGTTTATGATTTTAAAAGTTATAAGGAATTTTTGAAAAACAAACGCCGCAAGGTTTTTTTAGCAGGAATAATTCTTACAGTTTTATATTTTGCTCTAACAATGATTGTTCCTTTTATTAAATTTCAGGTCAAAACAGGCGGTTTTGTAAAGATTATAAATGATTATATTCCTGATTTTGAGCTAAGTGACGGAGAATTCTGGATTGAAAATCCTATTGAATATGAGGCAGATGGTACATATATTAATATCAATACTGATCCGGATAATATTTTTTATGATGCAGATGAGATCGGAGAGTATCTGTCAGATTATTACCAAGTATTCCTGATAGATTCAGAAAAAGTTATTGTGAAAAACAAAGGTCAAATTCAGGGACAATATTTTTCAGATCTCGATATAGAATTCAGCAGGGATAAACTTATGGAGTTCGTTCCGCAGGCTTATCTGATCGTAGCAGGTATTATGGTTGCGGCCTTTATATTCATGGCAGCCTTCTTTTTCTTTGGGGTACTAATTGTTGCTCTTCTTGGTATGATAGCCGCCTCCTGTATGAAGTATAAACTAACTTTCGGGCAGCTTTATCAAATGGGAGTCTATGCAAGGACATTACCTTTATTGCTGAAAGCAATTCTATCCTTTCTTCCGTTTTCCATACCCATGTTCGGTATCATCAATTTCGGCCTTTCGGTGCTGTATATTGTACTTGCTATTCAGAAGATGAAGGAGTTTGATTTACAACAGCCCATAGAAGTTGTTTCGGAACAGGATAATTATTTTAGATAG
- a CDS encoding DUF4321 domain-containing protein, with translation MKYKNCWVLLLLMLAGVVLGGFVGDLTRGISWLSWLNAGQSFGFDTPLTVNLGILVITFGINIKITMAGIIGVAAALITYRLI, from the coding sequence ATGAAATACAAAAACTGCTGGGTACTGCTTCTTCTTATGCTGGCCGGCGTAGTGCTCGGAGGCTTTGTCGGAGATCTGACCCGGGGAATTTCCTGGCTGTCCTGGTTAAACGCAGGACAATCCTTTGGATTTGACACCCCTCTGACCGTCAATCTCGGCATTCTGGTAATTACCTTTGGCATTAACATTAAAATTACCATGGCCGGCATTATAGGAGTGGCGGCAGCCCTCATTACATATCGGTTAATTTGA
- the miaB gene encoding tRNA (N6-isopentenyl adenosine(37)-C2)-methylthiotransferase MiaB, producing MNDINMTYEEALSHAPQEEPARQYFFIERCQDILEKLKEVSGKEQLTFHIATFGCQMNSRDSEKLQGILEAIGFVEHDTEEADFVLYNTCTVRENANDRVYGRLGYLNSLKKKNPHMMIALCGCMMQEEKVVTKIKKSYRFVDIIFGTHNIFKLAELMYERLEEKKMVVDIWEGTDRIVEDLPTERKFPFKSGVNIMFGCNNFCSYCIVPYVRGRERSRSPKDILEEVKQLVNDGVVEIMLLGQNVNSYGKTLETPVSFAELLTQIDQVEGLERIRFMTSHPKDLSDELIEAMKNSKKVCNHLHLPLQSGSSRILKVMNRKYTKEQYLELVEKIRTAMPDISLTTDIIVGFPGETEEDFNETLEVVRKVRFDSAFTFIYSKRTGTPAAKMEEQVSEEVIKNRFDRLLGEVQKISSEVCGREEHTVQKVLAEEVNDHEKGLLTGRLSNNTTVHFKGDSSLIGKIVDVYLDESRGFYYMGTLRP from the coding sequence ATGAATGATATAAATATGACTTACGAAGAAGCCCTCAGCCATGCCCCCCAGGAGGAGCCTGCAAGACAATACTTTTTTATAGAACGCTGCCAGGATATTCTGGAAAAATTAAAGGAAGTCTCAGGAAAGGAGCAGCTTACCTTTCACATCGCCACCTTCGGCTGTCAGATGAATTCCAGAGATTCCGAAAAGCTTCAAGGTATCTTAGAAGCTATCGGGTTTGTGGAACATGACACGGAAGAGGCTGACTTTGTTCTTTATAACACTTGTACCGTCAGGGAAAATGCCAATGACAGAGTCTATGGACGTCTTGGTTATTTAAACAGCTTAAAAAAGAAAAATCCCCATATGATGATCGCTCTTTGCGGCTGCATGATGCAGGAAGAAAAAGTAGTTACAAAGATTAAAAAGAGCTACCGCTTTGTGGATATTATTTTTGGCACTCATAACATTTTTAAACTGGCAGAACTTATGTATGAACGCCTGGAAGAAAAAAAGATGGTTGTAGACATCTGGGAGGGAACGGACCGGATTGTGGAGGATCTCCCCACGGAACGGAAGTTCCCCTTTAAATCCGGCGTTAATATTATGTTTGGATGCAACAATTTCTGCAGCTACTGCATCGTTCCCTATGTGCGGGGCAGGGAACGGAGCCGCAGCCCCAAAGACATTCTGGAAGAGGTAAAGCAGCTGGTAAATGACGGAGTTGTGGAAATCATGCTTTTAGGGCAGAATGTCAACTCATACGGAAAGACCCTGGAAACACCCGTAAGCTTTGCAGAGCTTCTGACACAGATCGACCAGGTGGAAGGCCTGGAGCGGATTCGCTTTATGACTTCTCATCCAAAGGATTTGTCAGACGAACTGATTGAAGCCATGAAAAATTCAAAAAAGGTGTGCAATCATCTTCACCTGCCTCTTCAGTCAGGCAGCAGCCGGATTTTAAAGGTCATGAACCGGAAATACACCAAGGAACAGTACCTGGAGCTTGTGGAAAAAATCCGGACAGCCATGCCGGATATTTCCCTGACCACAGATATCATTGTAGGATTCCCCGGAGAGACAGAAGAGGATTTTAACGAAACTCTTGAAGTGGTGAGAAAGGTACGCTTTGACAGCGCCTTTACCTTTATCTACTCCAAACGCACCGGAACACCGGCAGCAAAGATGGAGGAGCAGGTTTCTGAAGAAGTAATAAAGAACCGTTTTGACCGTCTGCTGGGTGAAGTCCAGAAAATCTCCTCCGAGGTCTGCGGAAGAGAGGAACACACCGTTCAGAAGGTACTTGCAGAAGAAGTGAATGATCATGAGAAGGGCCTTTTAACCGGCCGCTTAAGTAATAACACTACCGTTCACTTTAAGGGAGATTCTTCTCTCATAGGAAAAATCGTGGACGTATATCTGGATGAATCCAGAGGATTTTACTACATGGGAACTTTAAGACCATAA
- the mreD gene encoding rod shape-determining protein MreD — MRRIIFNVLMIILAFTIQNCLFPLLPFLSASPNLLLILTFSFGFMHGKEAGMYYGLLAGLLMDLFYSGPFGFYTLIFIYIGYINGICTKYYYEDYITLPLILSVLNELAYNLYIYVFRFLIRQKVRVGYYFINLMLPEIIFTVVTTLLLYRAFLILNRHLEKIGKRGDSAIV, encoded by the coding sequence ATGAGACGGATAATTTTTAATGTGCTGATGATAATTCTGGCATTTACCATTCAAAACTGCCTATTTCCGTTGCTTCCGTTTTTATCGGCCTCACCTAACCTGCTCTTAATCCTTACCTTTTCCTTTGGCTTCATGCATGGAAAAGAAGCCGGGATGTATTACGGGCTTTTGGCCGGGCTTCTAATGGACTTATTTTACAGCGGGCCTTTTGGCTTTTACACCCTGATTTTTATCTACATTGGCTATATTAATGGAATTTGTACGAAATATTATTATGAAGATTACATTACGCTTCCCTTGATTCTAAGCGTACTGAACGAATTGGCTTACAACCTGTATATTTATGTTTTCCGGTTCCTCATCCGACAGAAAGTAAGGGTTGGTTATTATTTTATCAATCTGATGCTTCCGGAAATCATTTTTACCGTTGTAACGACCCTGCTTCTTTATCGGGCATTCCTGATTTTGAACCGGCACTTGGAAAAGATAGGAAAAAGAGGTGATTCGGCAATTGTTTAG
- the miaA gene encoding tRNA (adenosine(37)-N6)-dimethylallyltransferase MiaA: MMRPLIILTGPTAVGKTALSVRLAKAIGGEIISADSMQVYRHMDIGSAKITKEEMEGVPHYLIDVLDPEEEFNVTVFQKMAKEAVEEIYSHGHIPIVAGGTGFYIQALLYDIDFTENGEDVSIRTELEKLGQERGAAFLHNLLRDIDPDSADEIHENNIKRVIRAIEYYRQTGERISEHNKRERQKKSPYDFLYYVVNTDRAYLYERIDRRVDLMLEQGLVKEVMHLKDMGLTRDLVSMQGLGYKEILDYLQGIYTLEEAIYVLKRDTRHFAKRQITWFKREKDVRWLNLPDFDNDLDQVLLKISQDINETYGLEKNKQWT; encoded by the coding sequence ATGATGAGACCGCTGATTATTTTAACCGGGCCGACGGCAGTGGGAAAGACCGCTCTGTCGGTCCGTCTTGCAAAGGCAATCGGAGGAGAAATTATAAGTGCTGATTCCATGCAGGTATACCGCCATATGGACATCGGTTCCGCAAAGATCACAAAAGAAGAAATGGAAGGCGTTCCTCATTACCTGATCGATGTCCTTGATCCGGAAGAGGAATTTAATGTAACAGTCTTTCAAAAAATGGCCAAGGAGGCCGTGGAAGAAATTTATTCTCACGGTCATATTCCAATTGTGGCCGGAGGAACCGGTTTTTATATCCAGGCCCTTCTTTATGATATTGATTTTACGGAAAATGGAGAAGATGTCTCCATACGCACGGAACTGGAAAAGCTGGGGCAGGAGAGGGGAGCAGCGTTTCTCCATAACCTTCTTCGGGACATTGACCCGGATTCCGCAGATGAGATCCATGAGAATAATATAAAACGGGTAATCCGGGCAATTGAATATTACCGGCAGACCGGGGAGAGGATCTCAGAGCATAACAAACGGGAAAGGCAGAAAAAGTCTCCTTATGATTTCCTCTATTATGTGGTAAATACAGATCGGGCCTACCTCTATGAACGGATAGACCGGCGCGTGGATCTCATGCTTGAGCAGGGTCTTGTGAAAGAGGTAATGCATTTAAAGGACATGGGCTTAACCAGGGACTTAGTTTCCATGCAGGGCCTTGGCTATAAAGAAATCCTGGATTATTTACAGGGGATATATACACTGGAAGAGGCCATTTATGTCCTGAAACGGGACACCAGGCATTTTGCAAAGCGCCAGATCACCTGGTTTAAACGGGAAAAGGATGTAAGATGGCTGAATCTTCCTGATTTTGACAATGACCTGGATCAAGTACTTTTGAAAATTTCACAGGACATAAATGAGACGTACGGATTGGAGAAAAATAAACAATGGACATAA
- a CDS encoding methionine gamma-lyase family protein, protein MDINEMYENLGISRQVMDFGKEIEEALRERFKEIDETAEYNQMKVIKAMQENRVSDIHFAATTGYGYNDLGRDTLEAVYASVFHTESALVRPNLISGTHALTVALSGNLRPGDELLSPVGKPYDTLEEVIGIRDSVGSLKEYGVVYRQVDLLSDGTFDYESIEKAVNEKTKLVTIQRSKGYDTRPTFSVSHIGELISFVKKLKPDVICMVDNCYGEFVERMEPSDVGADMVVGSLIKNPGGGIAPIGGYIAGRTDCIERAAYRLTAPGLGKEVGATLGLNQSFFQGLFLSPTVVAGALKGAVFAANVYEKLGFAVVPDGSQSRHDIIQAVTFGKPEGVIAFCQGIQAAAPVDSFVTPEPWDMPGYDAPVIMAAGAFVQGSSIELSADGPIKPPYAVYFQGGLTWYHAKLGILMSVQKLLDAGLIRL, encoded by the coding sequence ATGGACATAAATGAAATGTATGAAAACCTGGGAATCAGCCGTCAGGTAATGGATTTTGGGAAAGAAATTGAAGAAGCGTTAAGAGAACGTTTTAAAGAAATCGATGAAACGGCTGAATACAATCAGATGAAGGTCATTAAGGCCATGCAGGAGAACCGGGTCAGTGACATCCATTTTGCGGCAACCACAGGCTATGGCTACAACGATCTGGGCCGTGACACGTTAGAAGCAGTTTATGCCAGCGTATTCCATACAGAAAGCGCTCTCGTAAGGCCGAACCTGATCAGCGGAACCCATGCCCTGACCGTTGCCCTTTCCGGAAATCTCCGCCCCGGGGATGAACTTCTCTCACCTGTGGGAAAGCCTTATGATACCCTGGAGGAAGTGATCGGCATCAGGGACAGTGTGGGTTCCTTAAAAGAGTATGGAGTGGTATACCGGCAGGTAGACCTTTTGTCCGATGGAACCTTTGACTACGAATCCATAGAAAAAGCGGTAAACGAAAAAACAAAGCTGGTCACCATTCAGCGTTCCAAAGGCTACGATACCCGTCCTACCTTCTCGGTTTCCCATATCGGTGAGCTGATTTCCTTCGTGAAAAAACTGAAACCGGATGTGATCTGTATGGTCGACAACTGCTACGGGGAATTTGTTGAACGGATGGAGCCGTCTGACGTAGGGGCCGATATGGTGGTTGGCTCACTCATAAAGAATCCAGGGGGAGGCATTGCTCCCATCGGCGGCTACATCGCTGGAAGAACCGATTGCATTGAACGGGCAGCCTACCGTCTGACAGCACCTGGCCTTGGAAAGGAAGTAGGAGCTACTCTGGGCCTTAACCAGTCCTTTTTTCAGGGATTATTCTTATCGCCTACCGTAGTGGCAGGAGCCTTAAAGGGCGCTGTTTTCGCCGCCAATGTCTATGAAAAGCTGGGCTTTGCGGTGGTCCCTGACGGTTCCCAGTCCCGCCATGACATTATCCAGGCCGTTACCTTTGGAAAGCCGGAAGGAGTGATTGCTTTCTGTCAGGGAATTCAGGCAGCAGCCCCTGTTGACAGCTTTGTCACCCCGGAACCATGGGATATGCCTGGCTATGACGCCCCTGTCATCATGGCAGCCGGTGCTTTTGTACAAGGTTCATCCATTGAGCTGAGTGCCGACGGTCCTATCAAACCGCCTTATGCGGTTTATTTCCAGGGAGGTCTTACCTGGTACCACGCAAAGCTTGGAATTTTAATGTCAGTGCAAAAGCTTTTGGATGCTGGCCTGATCCGATTGTAA
- the mreC gene encoding rod shape-determining protein MreC — protein sequence MESKRSKYVLIALTVFCVLLIGLTSIRDEWLTPLRTGVGYFLIPVQSGVNAVGSAIYDEIIDYTKLHDALKENKEMRDIITQLTEENTRLQAEEFELKRLRQLYSLDQEYAQYTKVGARVIANDSSNWFQIFRIDKGSKDGIAPDMNVVAGGGLVGIVTDVGANYATVRSIIDDSSRVSGMAMQSGNSCIVAGDLTLFKEGRLRITNVLKESDVKDGDKIVTSNISSVFLPGILVGYASDITNDTNNVTKSGYLIPAANFDSLQEVLVITKLKSDMMKEEAASEETAPQEPASSEAETTESNSQ from the coding sequence ATGGAATCAAAACGCAGCAAATATGTTCTTATTGCCTTAACGGTATTTTGTGTCCTGTTGATCGGGCTGACCTCTATTCGTGACGAATGGCTGACGCCCCTTAGGACCGGGGTGGGGTATTTCCTGATCCCGGTGCAATCTGGCGTCAATGCGGTTGGCTCGGCCATTTATGATGAAATTATCGATTATACAAAGCTTCATGACGCACTGAAGGAAAATAAAGAGATGAGGGATATCATCACACAGCTGACAGAAGAAAACACCAGGCTTCAGGCGGAAGAATTTGAATTAAAACGGCTTCGCCAGCTTTACAGCCTGGATCAGGAGTATGCCCAATATACAAAGGTGGGAGCCAGGGTCATTGCCAATGACTCAAGCAACTGGTTCCAGATATTCCGCATAGACAAAGGCTCAAAGGATGGCATTGCCCCGGATATGAATGTTGTGGCCGGTGGCGGCCTGGTTGGCATTGTTACGGATGTGGGAGCCAATTATGCAACCGTCCGTTCCATTATTGATGACTCCAGCCGTGTGAGCGGCATGGCCATGCAGTCTGGTAACAGCTGCATCGTTGCCGGTGACTTAACCCTGTTTAAGGAAGGGAGGCTCCGGATCACCAACGTATTAAAGGAAAGTGATGTAAAAGACGGAGATAAGATCGTAACCTCCAACATCAGTTCCGTATTCCTGCCCGGCATCCTGGTTGGTTATGCCTCTGACATTACCAATGATACCAATAACGTCACCAAGTCAGGGTACTTAATTCCGGCTGCAAATTTTGACAGCCTGCAGGAGGTTCTGGTTATTACGAAACTGAAATCTGACATGATGAAGGAAGAAGCTGCTTCAGAGGAAACAGCTCCCCAGGAACCGGCTTCCTCTGAAGCAGAAACAACAGAGAGCAATTCTCAATAA
- the radC gene encoding DNA repair protein RadC, protein MKRITMKDIPADERPYEKCLKEGPEGLSDAELLSIIIRTGSRESNSVALAQKILALNYPKEGILGLLHLSMPELMSVKGIGAVKGAQLLCVGELSRRIWKRAARSDGDLFHNPLDIVNYFMEDMRHKEQEMVYIMLLNTKGALIRDIMISQGTVNASAVSPREIFIEAMKYHAVSLVLVHNHPSGDPSPSREDVSFTRRVKEAGDLVGIRLLDHIIIGDNSYISLKERGIL, encoded by the coding sequence ATGAAACGAATAACGATGAAAGACATTCCTGCGGATGAACGGCCCTATGAAAAGTGTTTAAAGGAAGGGCCGGAAGGGTTAAGCGATGCAGAGCTTTTATCTATCATCATCCGCACAGGTTCCAGGGAGAGCAATTCCGTGGCGCTGGCACAGAAGATACTGGCCTTAAATTATCCCAAAGAGGGTATTTTAGGGCTTTTGCATCTTTCAATGCCTGAACTTATGTCGGTTAAGGGAATCGGAGCTGTCAAAGGTGCCCAGCTTTTATGCGTGGGAGAACTTTCCAGACGGATCTGGAAAAGAGCTGCCCGCTCCGATGGGGATTTATTCCATAATCCCCTTGATATTGTAAATTACTTTATGGAGGATATGCGCCATAAAGAACAGGAGATGGTTTATATCATGCTCCTGAATACAAAAGGAGCCCTGATAAGGGACATTATGATCTCTCAGGGAACGGTGAATGCTTCCGCGGTTTCTCCCAGGGAGATTTTCATTGAGGCTATGAAATATCATGCAGTAAGCCTGGTACTGGTCCATAACCATCCAAGCGGAGATCCGTCCCCCAGCAGGGAAGATGTAAGCTTCACCCGCAGGGTAAAGGAGGCAGGGGATCTGGTTGGCATCCGGCTGTTGGACCACATTATCATAGGAGATAATTCCTATATCAGTTTGAAGGAACGGGGAATCTTATAG